A window of the Balneola sp. genome harbors these coding sequences:
- a CDS encoding ATPase, with product MNKKHGVFTEPGTICFERILNGSAEEVWKYLTESEFKAKWLSAGDVEPKVGGTVTHEFDHSRLSKEDDPLPEKYKDLEEGQVSKGVVTKYDRPHVLSYTWDEGDGEGSEVTFELESHGEEQVLLRLTHRKLPTDSDTKAGIGAGWHTHLSILIDCVDNKDPKPFWNVHMPLEKEYEQLISNLSDN from the coding sequence ATGAATAAGAAACATGGAGTTTTTACAGAACCGGGGACCATTTGCTTTGAACGCATTCTCAATGGATCAGCTGAGGAGGTATGGAAATATTTGACAGAATCTGAATTTAAAGCAAAATGGCTTTCAGCCGGTGATGTTGAGCCGAAAGTTGGCGGAACGGTAACGCATGAATTTGATCACTCACGACTATCCAAAGAAGACGACCCCCTTCCAGAAAAATATAAGGATTTGGAAGAAGGACAGGTTTCCAAGGGAGTAGTTACCAAATATGACCGCCCCCACGTTTTGAGCTACACTTGGGATGAAGGTGATGGCGAAGGTTCTGAAGTCACTTTTGAGCTGGAATCCCACGGTGAGGAACAAGTTCTGCTTAGGCTTACTCACCGTAAATTACCAACAGATTCTGATACTAAAGCAGGAATTGGTGCCGGCTGGCATACTCATCTTTCTATCCTAATTGACTGTGTGGATAATAAAGACCCGAAGCCTTTTTGGAATGTCCACATGCCGCTGGAGAAAGAGTATGAACAACTGATTTCCAACTTATCCGATAATTAA
- a CDS encoding GTP cyclohydrolase I FolE2 has protein sequence MITNEVQRFYDPTFTVTKEYKDSLPDLQNGPASLIEGANVPIQQVGISNFKLPLKFRRREGEPVTLEASIDGYVSLEKDKKGINMSRIMRTFYKFQDKVFHIDRLEEILKAYKEDLGSQESFLRVSFNYPLLKDSLRSGMKGYQYYKVQLEGRLDNYDQFQKHMHLDFEYSSACPCSYELAEHAREERGVASIPHSQRSVANVTVALKDEFFVEDLVQICRTALQTETQVMVKREDEQAFAEMNGAFQKFVEDAARLLYDELDSYNSIHDFVVRCVHMESLHSHDAVSRICKGLPNGLR, from the coding sequence ATGATTACGAATGAAGTACAACGATTTTACGACCCAACTTTCACGGTAACGAAAGAGTACAAAGACTCTCTGCCGGATTTGCAAAATGGGCCAGCTTCCTTGATTGAAGGGGCAAACGTGCCTATCCAGCAAGTTGGCATTTCAAATTTTAAGCTCCCTCTTAAGTTCCGCAGAAGAGAAGGAGAGCCTGTTACGCTTGAGGCAAGCATAGATGGCTATGTAAGTCTTGAAAAGGATAAGAAAGGGATCAACATGAGCCGCATCATGAGAACCTTCTATAAGTTTCAGGACAAAGTATTCCATATAGATCGCCTGGAAGAAATTCTAAAAGCATACAAAGAAGATTTAGGAAGTCAGGAATCATTTCTTCGAGTGAGTTTCAACTATCCGCTGCTGAAAGACAGTCTGCGTTCAGGGATGAAAGGATATCAGTATTATAAGGTGCAGTTGGAAGGTCGTCTTGATAATTACGATCAGTTCCAGAAACACATGCATTTAGATTTTGAATACAGCAGCGCTTGCCCTTGCAGCTATGAACTTGCTGAGCATGCCCGTGAAGAACGAGGTGTTGCTTCTATTCCGCATAGCCAAAGAAGCGTGGCCAACGTAACGGTGGCTCTCAAGGATGAATTTTTCGTCGAAGACTTAGTTCAAATTTGTCGAACAGCTCTTCAAACAGAAACTCAGGTGATGGTTAAGCGAGAAGACGAGCAGGCGTTTGCTGAAATGAATGGTGCGTTCCAAAAGTTTGTGGAAGACGCCGCACGACTTCTATATGATGAACTTGACAGCTACAACAGTATCCATGACTTCGTTGTACGATGTGTACATATGGAAAGTCTGCACAGTCATGATGCCGTTAGCCGAATTTGTAAAGGCCTTCCAAATGGATTGAGATAA
- the pelA gene encoding pectate lyase, producing the protein MKKSKKFQLNVLFILFLISLLQVGCAPSVVAQTSDSTIRWADAQLQSSSWYEGKEAVRIADNVLMYQHESGGWPKNLDMASRLSEKEKERIKEEKKSEDSSLNEITIDNGATVAQIRYLVKVYAATEQDRFKEGVLKGLDYLLEAQYDNGGWPQFYPLRDGYYENITYNDGAMIRVMDTLRNVAKGESLYSFVDEARRQQAADAINRGLRVILDTQVEVDGELTVWCAQYDPVTLRPAKARSYELISLSGSESVGIVNYLMEIDNPSPEVITAVKSAVAWFDKVKITDVRIVDVDRPELSEGYDQVIGFDPTGESLLWARFYEIGTNYPMFVDREGTVHAAFSELPYERRINYLWLGDWAQNLLEKDYPNWLSRIQ; encoded by the coding sequence ATGAAGAAATCTAAAAAATTTCAGCTCAATGTTCTTTTCATTCTATTTTTAATCAGTTTGCTACAGGTTGGATGTGCACCATCAGTGGTCGCTCAAACATCCGATAGCACGATAAGATGGGCGGATGCACAATTGCAGTCTTCTTCGTGGTATGAAGGCAAGGAGGCTGTTCGGATCGCCGACAATGTATTGATGTATCAGCATGAAAGCGGAGGCTGGCCCAAAAATTTGGATATGGCTTCTCGACTTTCTGAAAAGGAAAAGGAGCGTATCAAAGAAGAGAAGAAATCAGAAGATAGCTCGCTCAATGAAATCACAATAGATAATGGAGCGACCGTAGCACAGATCAGATATCTCGTTAAGGTTTATGCAGCAACAGAACAAGATCGTTTTAAAGAAGGAGTACTGAAGGGATTAGATTATCTGCTAGAAGCTCAGTATGACAATGGGGGCTGGCCTCAGTTCTATCCGCTGAGAGACGGGTATTACGAGAATATTACGTACAACGACGGGGCTATGATCAGGGTGATGGACACCTTGCGGAATGTGGCCAAGGGAGAATCGTTGTATTCCTTTGTAGATGAAGCCCGCAGACAACAAGCAGCCGATGCAATCAACCGAGGCTTGCGGGTCATTTTAGATACACAAGTTGAAGTAGACGGTGAGCTGACGGTCTGGTGTGCACAATATGATCCTGTAACTTTACGCCCAGCCAAAGCGCGATCGTATGAACTTATTTCCTTAAGCGGTTCAGAAAGCGTGGGTATTGTCAATTATTTGATGGAAATAGACAACCCTTCTCCAGAGGTAATCACAGCGGTGAAAAGTGCAGTTGCTTGGTTTGATAAAGTAAAGATAACCGATGTTCGAATTGTTGATGTAGATAGACCTGAGCTCTCAGAAGGGTATGACCAAGTCATAGGTTTTGACCCCACAGGTGAATCTTTGCTATGGGCCCGTTTTTACGAAATCGGGACAAATTACCCCATGTTTGTCGATAGGGAAGGCACCGTTCATGCCGCATTTTCCGAACTACCTTATGAACGGCGGATAAACTATTTATGGCTGGGAGACTGGGCGCAGAATCTGTTGGAAAAGGACTATCCTAACTGGCTTAGCCGCATTCAGTAA
- a CDS encoding transcriptional regulator, with protein sequence MSQDVFQAIADPTRREIFDILAGESMPVNDIAEKFDISRPAVSKHIKILNECGLIVIRKKGRKRYCRADVQKLQEVMAWLKRYQKFWDQKLDALEALMNDLNSPSNK encoded by the coding sequence GCCATTGCCGATCCAACTCGCAGAGAAATTTTTGATATTCTGGCCGGGGAATCTATGCCGGTCAATGATATAGCAGAGAAGTTTGACATAAGCCGTCCGGCGGTATCAAAGCATATCAAAATTTTAAACGAGTGCGGTTTAATTGTAATCCGAAAAAAGGGAAGAAAGAGATATTGCAGGGCTGACGTTCAAAAACTGCAAGAAGTTATGGCGTGGCTTAAAAGATATCAGAAGTTCTGGGATCAGAAGCTGGACGCTTTAGAAGCATTAATGAACGATCTGAATTCACCATCAAACAAATAG
- a CDS encoding 6-pyruvoyl tetrahydrobiopterin synthase — protein sequence MTFVTRRAHFNAAHRLHNPDKSEEWNKKTFGKCNLPNWHGHNYVIEVTVSGEPDPETGYTIDLGKLKAIMKEKVLDPCDHRNLNLDVDFLDGIIPTTENLVRAFYEQLRPDVEEACARGGKLYKVKLFETERNIAEYCPYVGL from the coding sequence TTGACGTTTGTAACACGCAGAGCACATTTTAACGCAGCCCACCGCCTCCATAATCCAGACAAAAGTGAAGAATGGAATAAGAAGACTTTTGGGAAGTGTAACCTTCCGAATTGGCATGGACATAATTATGTCATTGAGGTAACGGTGTCGGGTGAGCCTGACCCTGAGACTGGTTATACCATTGATCTTGGAAAACTAAAGGCAATCATGAAAGAAAAGGTCTTGGATCCCTGCGATCATAGAAACCTCAATTTGGACGTGGATTTTCTGGATGGAATTATTCCAACTACAGAGAATTTAGTGAGAGCTTTTTACGAGCAACTTCGCCCGGATGTGGAAGAAGCATGTGCCCGTGGCGGGAAACTATATAAGGTTAAGCTTTTCGAAACCGAACGAAATATAGCCGAATATTGTCCATACGTAGGACTATAA
- the arsB gene encoding arsenical-resistance protein, which produces MTKSEKRIDFFERYLTLWVLICIGIGIGVGYVAGDSIEAISRWEIYKVNIPVAILVWLMIYPMMLQVDFSSLKEIGKSPKGVVWTVVINWAIKPFTMAFFAWIFFDKMYSAWLSPELADQYIAGAILLGAAPCTAMVFVWSYLSDGDPNYTLVQVSVNDLLILILFIPIVGLLLGITELTIPWNTLAASILIFVVIPLVAGYLTHKVAINRKGKEWYTGKFLPKFKPVSISALLITLILLFAYQGERIINQPIDILLISIPLIIQTYFIFALAWYGGKKIGLPYQVCAPGSMIGASNFFELAVAVAIALFGLQSGAALVTVVGVLIEVPIMLSLVRYANSRRASY; this is translated from the coding sequence ATGACAAAATCAGAAAAACGAATTGATTTCTTTGAACGATACCTCACGCTGTGGGTACTGATATGTATAGGAATCGGAATTGGTGTGGGATATGTAGCTGGAGATTCGATTGAAGCTATAAGCCGCTGGGAAATTTATAAAGTAAATATCCCGGTAGCGATTCTGGTATGGCTGATGATATATCCTATGATGCTTCAGGTTGACTTCAGTTCGCTAAAGGAGATCGGTAAGTCACCGAAAGGGGTCGTGTGGACCGTTGTTATTAACTGGGCCATCAAGCCCTTTACGATGGCGTTTTTTGCGTGGATCTTTTTTGATAAGATGTACTCCGCTTGGTTAAGTCCGGAGTTGGCTGATCAGTACATAGCCGGGGCTATTTTATTGGGAGCAGCTCCTTGTACGGCCATGGTATTTGTGTGGTCGTATTTGTCAGACGGGGATCCTAATTATACGCTTGTTCAGGTTTCTGTGAATGACCTGCTGATCTTGATTTTGTTCATACCCATCGTGGGATTATTACTGGGTATCACTGAGCTAACCATTCCTTGGAACACGCTGGCTGCATCAATCCTCATCTTTGTAGTGATTCCATTAGTAGCCGGTTATTTGACGCATAAAGTAGCCATTAACCGAAAAGGAAAAGAATGGTACACCGGGAAGTTTCTGCCAAAATTTAAGCCGGTTTCAATTTCAGCCCTATTAATTACACTGATCCTTCTTTTTGCTTACCAGGGAGAGCGGATCATTAATCAGCCTATAGACATTCTTTTGATCTCAATCCCGCTGATTATTCAAACGTACTTTATTTTTGCACTGGCATGGTATGGCGGGAAAAAAATAGGGTTGCCTTATCAAGTATGTGCACCGGGCTCCATGATTGGGGCCAGTAACTTCTTTGAATTGGCGGTAGCCGTGGCTATAGCATTATTTGGTCTTCAGTCCGGAGCAGCTTTGGTTACCGTGGTAGGAGTGCTGATAGAAGTTCCAATCATGCTTTCCTTAGTACGATACGCAAATAGCAGGAGGGCGAGTTATTAA